TGCTGCAAACTACATAATTGAAAGAGGAGGGAAGTTAATGATGATGGAAGATCAAGGAATAGAAAAAGAATTTTCTATCTATTCGACAAAAAAATTATCGGAAGCTCAAAAGAAATTATTACCTACTTCTATGAAAGTGGAGGATAGTGATTTTATCAAAATTCGATTCAATAGAATTGCACCTAAGATTATAAAACAAGAAATAGAAAACGTAATTCTTACCAGTAAAAATGGAGTAGAAGCTGTATTGAATAATTATCCAGCAGAAGAATTACAGTTCAAGAATATTTATTGTGTTGGAAGAAGAACCAAGAAATTAATTGAGCAAAAAATTGGAAAGGTAGTAAAGTCAGAAAGAAACGCTCAGAAATTGGCAGCATACCTTTCAAAAGAAATTAAAGGGCAAGAAGTAACTTATTTCTGTAGTGATTTACGTTTAGATACTTTACCAAAAGTATTAACAGAAAACGAAATTACAGTACATGAAGTAGAAGCCTATAAAACTATGTATAGCCCTGCTGAGGTAGATGTAAAAGTAGATGGAGTACTATTTTATAGTCCGTCAACTGTTGAAAGCTATATGCAGCAAAATTCAGCAGATAAAATAGCATTTTGTATAGGAGAGAGTACAGCTAAAGAAGCTCGTAAGCATTTTGAAAATGTACAAGTAGCAAATGTACCTACTGTAGAGAATGTGATTGAAATGGTGAATTTACATTTTGTAAAAAAATAAAAATATATCACCTCGAGTGCAGTCGAGAGGTTTTTAAATCAAGTTATATGTTTAGAACACGTAGACTTAGAAAAACAGAAGGAATCCGAAGATTGGTAAGAGAAAACCAATTATCGGTGAACGATTTTATATACCCATTGTTTGTTGAAGAAGGAGAAGGGATAGAAAAGGAAATTGTATCGATGCCTGGAATCAAACGTTGGTCTTTAGATACTATTTCTAAAGAATTGGATGAAGTAGTTGCATTAAACATACCTGCAGTTATTTTATTTGGTATTCCAACAGAAAAAGATGAAGTAGGAACAGAAACTTGGAATGATAACGGAATTATGCAACAAGCAGTTCGTTATATTAAAAAGAACTATCCGAGTTTATATGTAATAACCGATGTATGTTTTTGTGAATATACGTCTCACGGACATTGTGGTGTATTGTGTGATAATGATGTGGATAATGATGCAACATTAATAAACTTAGCAAAGCAAGTAATTTCTCATGCAAAAGCAGGAGTAGATATGGTAGCTCCTTCAGGAATGATGGATGGAACCATAGCCATGATTCGTGAGAGCTTAGATCAAGCAGGCTATCCGAATTTACCAATTATGGGATATTCTGTAAAGTATGCTTCTGCATTTTATGGTCCGTTTAGAGATGCAGCAGATTCTGCACCAAGTTTTGGTGATAGAAGAACTTATCAAATGGATCCGGCGAATAGAGATGAAGGTTTACGTGAAGCTACTTTTGATGATGAAGAAGGGGCAGATATTTTAATGGTAAAGCCAGCTTTGTCATATTTGGATATTATTAGAGACTTAAAAGAGAACTTTGATCGACCAATTGCGTGTTATAATGTAAGTGGTGAATATGCCATGGTAAAAGCGGCTGCGGAAAAAGGATGGATTGATGGGGAACGTGTAATGATGGAAAGTTTATTATCTATGAAAAGAGCAGGAGCCGATATTATCATCACTTATTTTGCTAAAGAGGCAGCGAGGATATTAAATAAATAGTCTATGAGATTATATACTCGTTGTAAATCATGTAAAAGTGAGTTTAAGATTAAGTCTAATGCTGAAACTAGACCTGATTTACAAATGGAAAAAGGAGAAGAATTCAAAGTAAATTGCTTGAACTGTGGAAAAGTAGATAAAGTTCATGTTAACGATATTAGAGCTGAACAAAATAATATTATAATTTTAATAGGTTTAGTATTTGGGATAATTACTACAATTGTTTTGTGGTATTATTTTGGAGCTATTGGAACTATTAGCGCTATTATACCTGTGTTATTTTGGCAAACAGAAATGAAATCTGTAAAGGCTTTTAATTCATATTTGATTAGAAGAAAATAAAATGGAATTTAAAAAATCACAAGAATTATATAACCAAGGATTGGTAAATTTAGTAGGAGCAGTAAACTCACCAGTGCGTGCATTTGCTTCTGTAGGAGGAAATCCTTTATTTATTAAAAAAGCCAAAGGGAGTAAAATTACCGACGTTGATGGTAATTCATATGTTGACTTAGTACTTTCATACGGACCGATGATTTTAGGACATCGTCATAAAAAAGTGCAAAAGGCAATTACCAAAGCATTAAAGAATGGATATTCTTTTGGAGCTTCAACCAAAAATGAAATCAAATTAGCAAAAATTGTTTGTGATGCTTTTCCAGGAATGGATAAAGTTCGTTTTGTAAATTCGGGTACTGAGGCGGTTTTAAGTGGAATTCGTTTAGCTCGTGCATTTACCGGGAAAGATAAAATTATTAAATTCTCAGGTTGTTACCATGGGCATCAAGATGCTTTATTAGTAGCAGCAGGGTCAGGATTGGCAACCTTAAGTTTACCTGGGTCTAAAGGAGTTCCGGAAGGAGCAGTAAAAAATACCTTGATTGCAAACTACAATGACTTAGAAAGTGTAAAAGCACATTTTGATGCTCATGATGATATTGCAGGAGTTATTTTAGAACCAGTAGCTGGAAATATGGGAGTAGTAACTCCGCAAAATAACTTTTTAAAAGAATTAAAAGAGTATGTAAACTCGAAAGGGGCCTTATTAATCATTGATGAGGTAATGACAGGGTTTAGATCTAAATTCGGAGGAGCTCAAGAATTATTTGATGTAGAAGCAGACATTACTTGTTTAGGTAAAGTAATAGGAGGAGGATTTCCTGTAGGAGCATATGGAGCTCGTAATGAAATTATGGAAATGGTAGCGCCGTTAGGAGGAATGTACCAAGCAGGAACATTATCAGGTAACCCAATAGCAATGGCTGGAGGTATTGCTACCTTAACAGAATTGAAAAAACAAAATCCATACGAGAAATTTAATGAGATTGCTCAAATAATTGAAGTATTTTTGTTAGAATCGGCTAAGAAATACGACGTAGAAATTACTGTTAACAGATTTGGGTCAATGATTAATCCATTTTTTACCAATAAAACAGTAACGAATTTCACAGAAGCACAAACTTCTGATACTGAAAAGTTCGCAACGTTTTTCTGGGCAATGATGCATAACGGAGTGTTTTTACCACCATCGCAATTTGAAGCTTGGTTTTTATCATCGGCATTATCTGAAAAAGATATTCAAAAGATAGCTAAAGCAATTGATAAAGGGATGGAAGCTGTTTCAAAAATGTAAATCCTATGTGTTATGAAACTTATATTTAGTATCTTATGTAGTTTATTGTTAACTTCATGTCCAAATAAAAGTATGAGTGATACTCAAGAATCGAATGAAATAGTATCTTTATTTGAAGGAAGTTTGTTAGGAAGTGGAAAAGAAGGGTTTCAAAAAGAAAACCTAATTATTTCTTCTGAAAAACAATGGCAGGAGTTTTTAAATAAGATAGATAGCGTAAATAAAGTTTCTTCAGGATTTAAATCTGAAATAGATTTTAAAAGTTCTATTGTCTTAGTAACTATTGATAGTGTTAGGAACTCTGGAGGATTCGGAGTGAAGATGATAGCGCTAAAAGATGAAAACGAAAAGTTGGATGTTATTGTAAATTATACCGGGCCAAAACCAACTGATATGGTTACAATGGCAATAACACAACCTATAAACATTGTAAAAATTAAAAAAACGAACAAAGAGATCATCTTTGTAGAAAGATAAATATGATAAAAAACGATTTATTCTTAAGAGCCTTAAAAGGAGAAACTGTTGATAGACCTCCTGTATGGATGATGCGTCAAGCTGGGCGCTATTTACCAGAGTTTATGGAAATCAGAAAAAAATATGATTTCTTTACCCGTTGTCGTACTCCAGAATTAGCATCTGAAATTACTGTACAACCAATTCGTAGATATGGAATGGATGCTGCTATTTTATTTTCTGATATATTAGTAGTACCGCAAGCAATGAATGTTGAGGTAGAAATGAAGCCTAATTTTGGCCCATATTTGCCAAATCCAATTCGTGATAGAAAGAGTTTGGATAATGTAATTATTCCAGATGTTCATGAAGAATTAGGGTATGTAATGGATGCTATTAAAGCTACCAAAGAAAAACTGAATAATGAAATACCATTAATTGGTTTTGCAGGGTCTCCATGGACTATTTTATGTTATATGGTACAAGGTCAAGGGTCTAAGAATTTTGATAAAGCAAAAGAATTTTGTTTTACTCAACCAATTTTGGCACACGAATTGCTTCAGAAGATTACAGATACCACAATTGCTTATTTAAAAGCAAAGGTTGAAGCAGGTGTAAATGCTGTTCAGGTGTTTGATTCTTGGGGAGGAATGTTATCTCCAACAGATTATCAAGAATTTTCATGGCAGTATATAAACCAAATTATCGAAGCATTAAAAGACGATGCCCCAGTTATAGCATTTGGAAAAGGGTGTTGGTTTGCGCTAAATGAAATGTCTAAGTCAAATGCTTCTGCACTGGGTGTAGATTGGACATGTTCTGCAAGAAATGCTCGTTATTTATCTGGTGGAAATATTACATTACAAGGAAATTTTGATCCGTCTAGATTATTGTCTCCACCTGCGGAAATTAAAAAAATGGTAAACCAAATGATAAATGAGTTTGGTAAAGACAAATATATTGTTAACTTGGGGCACGGAATTTTGCCGAATATTCCTCTAGATAATGCAAAGGCTTTTGTCGATGCAGTTAAAGAATATAAAGGTTAATTTTTTATCCCCTAAATAATTAATTATGAAGAAAATAGTATTATTACTTACCTGTTTAATAGCAACTAATTTTTTCGCTCAGGAAAAAGTGTATTACAACTTTGCAGTAAACAATTGCACTGAGGAAAGTGCCGACAATATGATCGAAAACTGTATTAAAGGGTCATATTTATTAGATTATGATTTCACTTCTATTGATGGAAAAACATTAAGTACAAGTAAAGTTAAAAAGCCAATGGTAATTATAGCTGGTGCTTCTTGGTCCGCTCCTTGTCATGGAGATATCCCAGCAATTAACAAAATGGTAGAGAAGTATGGAGACAAACTTCAATTTGTTATGATACTTTGGGATAACGAAGCTAAGGCAAAAAGAATGGTAGATAAACTAAACAAAAATGTGTTTATCATTCCAGCGAGAGAAGGTGATAAAGTAAAGAAAGATTACTTAGATATTAGTGGATTTGTACACAAACTAGATTACCCAACAGCCTACCTTATAGATAAAACAAAGAAATTTGTTAATGTAAAAAGAGGAGCTGCTACGCCTACAAAACAAGTAGGGTGGGATCAAGTAAACGAAATTAATATTAAAAATTTCGAAGAATTTTTAGCACCAATATTAAATTAGAATTATTAAAATATTTAAATTACCTCTTTCTAAACGGAAAGAGGTTTTTTTATTTATAAGAAGAAAAAGAATATGATAAAGAATGTAATCGATGGAATAAAAGCATATGTAGGAGCATTGGAATTAATTTCCAAATTGAAACTCTGGAAGTATTTTATAATCCCTATGTTAATTAGTTTAGTAACTGCTATTGTTATTGGTGTAACTGCTTATGGACTTTCTGATAATATTGGACATTATATAGCTAATTTTTGGAAATGGGAATTTGGAAAGGAAACATTTGAAATGATAAGTACTTTTATCAGTGCCTTATTAATTGTTGCAATAGGGTTAGTATTATATAAACATATTGTAATGGCTTTGTCCGCTCCTTTTATGAGTCCCGTTTCAGAAAAAATTGAAGATCATTTTAGAGGAGAAGATCACATACATAGAGAAACAACTTTTCAAGAGCAATTGGTAAGAGGTATTAGAATTAATATTAGAAATCTAATACGAGAATTGGTCTTAACTTTTTTTATTTTGATACTTGGTTTTATTCCAGTAATCGGTATTGTTTCAACTGTGTTATTGTTTTTAACACAAGCGTATTATGCAGGTTTTGGTAATATGGACTATACATTAGAACGTCATTTTAAATATAAAGAAAGTATCACTTTTGTTAAAAGAAACAAAGGAGTAGCTATTGGAAACGGGATTGTTTTTATGTTGTTCTTATTAATTCCAGTAATTGGAGTCATTTTAGTATTACCATTGTCAGTAACAGCAGCTACTACCGAAACTATTAAGAAGATTCAGTTAAAAAAAATAGAAGAATAATTACTTTTGCAGTTCAATAGGAATTACATGAAAGAACAATTTTATAACTATATACAAAACTTACAAGACACCATTACTTCTAAATTAGAAGTAGTAGATGGAAAAGCCAAGTTTCAAGAAGATTTATGGGAAAGAACTGAAGGTGGAGGTGGAAGAACACGTGTTATTGAAAATGGAAACATTTTTGAAAAAGGAGGTGTAAACATTTCTGCAGTGCATGGAGAATTACCAGAAGTTTTAAGAAAGCAATTTGGAGTAGAGAGTGGTGATTTTTTTGCTTGCGGATTAAGTTTAGTAATTCATCCTAAAAACCCTTTTGTACCTACCGTACATGCTAATTGGCGTTATTTTGAAATGTATGATCAAGATGGGAATATTGTAACGCAGTGGTTTGGTGGAGGACAAGATTTAACTCCTTATTACTTATTTGAAGAAGATGCTGTGCATTTTCATACAGTTTGTAAAGAAGCTTGCGATAAGCATCATGCTGATTTTTACCCGAAGTTCAAGGAAACTTGTGATTCGTATTTCTGGAATGCTCATAGAAATGAAGCACGTGGGTTAGGAGGATTGTTTTTTGACTACCTAAAAGAAACTGAAGAGTTTACCATGCAAAATAGATATGATTTTGTTACGGAAGTGGGAAATAGCTTTTTAAACTCGTATGTACCGATTGTTGAAAGAAGAAAAGAGATGGAATATACACAAGCACATAAAGATTGGCAAGAAGTACGAAGAGGGCGTTATGTAGAGTTTAATTTGGTACACGATAGAGGAACCTTGTTTGGTTTAAAAACTAACGGTAGAATAGAAAGTATTTTAATGAGTCTACCACCAACGGTTCAATGGAAATATAACCATCATCCTGAAGAAGGAAGTGAAGAAGCAAAATTATTAGAAGTATTAGCCAAGCCTAAAGATTGGGTTTAGAAGTAAAAAGGTAAGAAGTAAACATCTTACCTTTTTTATTTTAGGTTAATAGAAGGTTAATAAGAAATAATTGAGTTTATGTAATTTAAACTTCCCTTATTTTTGAAGTTATGACTAAGAAAAACAACTTGTTGATTATTGCCTCAGTTTTAGGACTTTTGTCATTGTCTTTGGTTCAAGGGTATTTAATCAAGAATACATATACTTTAAAAAAGGAGTCTTTTGTAAATAAAGTCAATCAAGAAGTATCAAGAATTGATGATTATACCCCTGCGATTGATTCTATTAACGAAGTTTGGCAAAAATCTTTTATTAAAACCCTAGATAAGTACAGTTTAAAAACTATTTCTAAAAAGAATGTTTTATCTCGATTAAGGGAAGTTACTGATTCTTTGAACAAAGACTTTATAAAAGAGTATGAAAGAGAATTAAAAAGAAAAAAATTAGGTTATGGTTTGGAGTTTCATAAGAAAGTATCAAATATAATTCTAGTTGATAGTGTAAAAACAGATACTTTGTTTCATGGAAAAGAAAACCCAGTATATCGGTTATTAGGTCACGATTTTATAGAACAAGAAAAATTGCAAATAAGTAATTCTGTTTGGCATACAGAGCGCTCTTTTACCAAAACAATAGATGGTAAAGTTAAAAGGAGTTTTTATCAATTGTATTTTGAAACTAAAGATTACATTAATATTGATGAATGGAATAGTATTGTCTTTAACCAAATGAAAGGGCTTTTAGTACTCTCTTTTATGGTGTTTCTCTTTGTGTTTGGTTTAATGTATTACTCTATAAAAAACTTGATTAACCAAAAGAGAATATCTGATATAAAAACTGATTTTATCAATAACATCACACATGAACTAAAAACTCCTTTGGCCACTTTAACTCTAGCCACTAAAATGCTGGGAAAAAGAGAAGTTAAAGAACAATCCAATCTATTAGATGCTACCATAAAAACAGTAGAACGTCAAAACGTAAGGCTTCAAAAATTGATTGACCAAGTTTTAGATAATAGTTTAGGGTTTAGAGAAATCATCTTAGAAAAAAAAGAAGTCCGTTTATCAGCATATTTACATACGCTTTTGAATGATTTTGAGCTTTCAGTTAAAGAAAGAAATGTGAATCTTAATCTCGGTTTTAGTGATGTTGATATTATTGTTTTTATAGATAAGTTTTATTTTACAACTGCCTTGCTTAATATTTTAGACAATGCGGTCAAGTATGGAAGTAGTAATATAATTGTTAATGTTGAAATAAAACATGAGCACCTTGAAATAGGAATCAAGGATGATGGCATTGGCGTATCAAGAACAGAACAAGAACTTTTATTTGATAAGTTTTATAGAGTCCCTACTAAAGAAGTACATAACGTAAAAGGATTAGGTTTAGGTCTGTATTATAGTAATCAAGTAGTAAAAGCTCATAGAGGAAGTATCAGTCTTGAAAGTAAAGAAGGAAAAGGAACTTTATTTGTTATTAAAATACCAAAGAATTAAATGAGAGTTAATCATGTATTATTAGTAGAAGATGATTTAGATTTTGGAAATATTTTAAAACAATATTTAGAAATTTCAGAATATAAAGTTACTTGGGCAAAAGATGGATTAGAAGCTATAGAGTTGCTTGGTAAAATAAACTTTCATATATGTGTATTAGATGTAATGATGCCCAAAATGGATGGGTTTTCTTTAGCGGAAAAGATGGTAGAAATTTATCCGGAAATTCCTTTTGTGTTTTTGACTGCTCGTAAAATGAAAGAAGATAGAATGAAAGGATTAAAGCTTGGTGCTGATGATTATATCGTAAAACCCTTTGAAGCAGATGAGTTAGTCTTAAGGTTAAAAAATATTTTAAAACGTACTAATGGTATTGCTAATGAAGAGTTAGAATCGAGTTTAGAAATAGGACTATATCATTTTAATCCGCATAGGTTAGAATTAAGATTGAATGATGAATTGGTAAAACAATTGACAGAAAAAGAAGGAGAATTGAT
The sequence above is a segment of the Tenacibaculum sp. 190130A14a genome. Coding sequences within it:
- a CDS encoding EI24 domain-containing protein — translated: MIKNVIDGIKAYVGALELISKLKLWKYFIIPMLISLVTAIVIGVTAYGLSDNIGHYIANFWKWEFGKETFEMISTFISALLIVAIGLVLYKHIVMALSAPFMSPVSEKIEDHFRGEDHIHRETTFQEQLVRGIRINIRNLIRELVLTFFILILGFIPVIGIVSTVLLFLTQAYYAGFGNMDYTLERHFKYKESITFVKRNKGVAIGNGIVFMLFLLIPVIGVILVLPLSVTAATTETIKKIQLKKIEE
- the hemE gene encoding uroporphyrinogen decarboxylase, whose protein sequence is MIKNDLFLRALKGETVDRPPVWMMRQAGRYLPEFMEIRKKYDFFTRCRTPELASEITVQPIRRYGMDAAILFSDILVVPQAMNVEVEMKPNFGPYLPNPIRDRKSLDNVIIPDVHEELGYVMDAIKATKEKLNNEIPLIGFAGSPWTILCYMVQGQGSKNFDKAKEFCFTQPILAHELLQKITDTTIAYLKAKVEAGVNAVQVFDSWGGMLSPTDYQEFSWQYINQIIEALKDDAPVIAFGKGCWFALNEMSKSNASALGVDWTCSARNARYLSGGNITLQGNFDPSRLLSPPAEIKKMVNQMINEFGKDKYIVNLGHGILPNIPLDNAKAFVDAVKEYKG
- the hemL gene encoding glutamate-1-semialdehyde 2,1-aminomutase; this translates as MEFKKSQELYNQGLVNLVGAVNSPVRAFASVGGNPLFIKKAKGSKITDVDGNSYVDLVLSYGPMILGHRHKKVQKAITKALKNGYSFGASTKNEIKLAKIVCDAFPGMDKVRFVNSGTEAVLSGIRLARAFTGKDKIIKFSGCYHGHQDALLVAAGSGLATLSLPGSKGVPEGAVKNTLIANYNDLESVKAHFDAHDDIAGVILEPVAGNMGVVTPQNNFLKELKEYVNSKGALLIIDEVMTGFRSKFGGAQELFDVEADITCLGKVIGGGFPVGAYGARNEIMEMVAPLGGMYQAGTLSGNPIAMAGGIATLTELKKQNPYEKFNEIAQIIEVFLLESAKKYDVEITVNRFGSMINPFFTNKTVTNFTEAQTSDTEKFATFFWAMMHNGVFLPPSQFEAWFLSSALSEKDIQKIAKAIDKGMEAVSKM
- a CDS encoding response regulator transcription factor, which translates into the protein MRVNHVLLVEDDLDFGNILKQYLEISEYKVTWAKDGLEAIELLGKINFHICVLDVMMPKMDGFSLAEKMVEIYPEIPFVFLTARKMKEDRMKGLKLGADDYIVKPFEADELVLRLKNILKRTNGIANEELESSLEIGLYHFNPHRLELRLNDELVKQLTEKEGELILYLFQNKNRLLKREEILKKVWKSDDYFSGRSMDVFISRLRKYFKEDPKISIQSSRGVGLEFKIG
- the hemB gene encoding porphobilinogen synthase, translating into MFRTRRLRKTEGIRRLVRENQLSVNDFIYPLFVEEGEGIEKEIVSMPGIKRWSLDTISKELDEVVALNIPAVILFGIPTEKDEVGTETWNDNGIMQQAVRYIKKNYPSLYVITDVCFCEYTSHGHCGVLCDNDVDNDATLINLAKQVISHAKAGVDMVAPSGMMDGTIAMIRESLDQAGYPNLPIMGYSVKYASAFYGPFRDAADSAPSFGDRRTYQMDPANRDEGLREATFDDEEGADILMVKPALSYLDIIRDLKENFDRPIACYNVSGEYAMVKAAAEKGWIDGERVMMESLLSMKRAGADIIITYFAKEAARILNK
- the hemF gene encoding oxygen-dependent coproporphyrinogen oxidase yields the protein MKEQFYNYIQNLQDTITSKLEVVDGKAKFQEDLWERTEGGGGRTRVIENGNIFEKGGVNISAVHGELPEVLRKQFGVESGDFFACGLSLVIHPKNPFVPTVHANWRYFEMYDQDGNIVTQWFGGGQDLTPYYLFEEDAVHFHTVCKEACDKHHADFYPKFKETCDSYFWNAHRNEARGLGGLFFDYLKETEEFTMQNRYDFVTEVGNSFLNSYVPIVERRKEMEYTQAHKDWQEVRRGRYVEFNLVHDRGTLFGLKTNGRIESILMSLPPTVQWKYNHHPEEGSEEAKLLEVLAKPKDWV
- a CDS encoding HAMP domain-containing sensor histidine kinase — protein: MTKKNNLLIIASVLGLLSLSLVQGYLIKNTYTLKKESFVNKVNQEVSRIDDYTPAIDSINEVWQKSFIKTLDKYSLKTISKKNVLSRLREVTDSLNKDFIKEYERELKRKKLGYGLEFHKKVSNIILVDSVKTDTLFHGKENPVYRLLGHDFIEQEKLQISNSVWHTERSFTKTIDGKVKRSFYQLYFETKDYINIDEWNSIVFNQMKGLLVLSFMVFLFVFGLMYYSIKNLINQKRISDIKTDFINNITHELKTPLATLTLATKMLGKREVKEQSNLLDATIKTVERQNVRLQKLIDQVLDNSLGFREIILEKKEVRLSAYLHTLLNDFELSVKERNVNLNLGFSDVDIIVFIDKFYFTTALLNILDNAVKYGSSNIIVNVEIKHEHLEIGIKDDGIGVSRTEQELLFDKFYRVPTKEVHNVKGLGLGLYYSNQVVKAHRGSISLESKEGKGTLFVIKIPKN
- a CDS encoding protease complex subunit PrcB family protein, with amino-acid sequence MKLIFSILCSLLLTSCPNKSMSDTQESNEIVSLFEGSLLGSGKEGFQKENLIISSEKQWQEFLNKIDSVNKVSSGFKSEIDFKSSIVLVTIDSVRNSGGFGVKMIALKDENEKLDVIVNYTGPKPTDMVTMAITQPINIVKIKKTNKEIIFVER
- a CDS encoding TlpA family protein disulfide reductase, with translation MKKIVLLLTCLIATNFFAQEKVYYNFAVNNCTEESADNMIENCIKGSYLLDYDFTSIDGKTLSTSKVKKPMVIIAGASWSAPCHGDIPAINKMVEKYGDKLQFVMILWDNEAKAKRMVDKLNKNVFIIPAREGDKVKKDYLDISGFVHKLDYPTAYLIDKTKKFVNVKRGAATPTKQVGWDQVNEINIKNFEEFLAPILN